In the genome of Neofelis nebulosa isolate mNeoNeb1 chromosome 6, mNeoNeb1.pri, whole genome shotgun sequence, one region contains:
- the LOC131515330 gene encoding DLA class I histocompatibility antigen, A9/A9 alpha chain-like, with protein MPVVMPTTLLLLLSGALAVTQAWAGSHSLRYFYTAVSRPGLGEPRFIAVGYVDDTQFVRFDTDAPNPRMEPRAPWVEQEGPEYWDRETRNAKNSAQTLTVSLHITRGYYNQSESGSHNIQWTYGCDVGPDGRLLRGYSLESYDGKDYIALNEDLRSWTAADTAAQITRRKWEVAGGAERWRNYLEGTCVEWLAKYLEMGKETLLRAESPKTHVTRHQISDREVTLRCWALGFYPAEITLTWQRDGQDHTQDAELVDTRPAGDGTFQKWAAVVVSSGEEQRYTCHVQHEGLTEPITLRWEPSSQPSIPIPGIIAGVVVLVVTVVVGAVIWRKKFSGGKGPSYSHAARDDSTQGSDSSLMAPKV; from the exons GCTCCCACTCCCTGAGGTATTTCTACACCGCGGTGTCCCGGCCCGGCCTCGGGGAGCCCCGCTTCATCGCCGTGGGCTACGTGGACGACACGCAGTTCGTGCGGTTCGACACCGACGCCCCGAATCCGAGGATGGAGCCGCGGGCCCCGTGGGTGGAGCAAGAGGGGCCGGAGTATTGGGACCGGGAGACGCGGAACGCGAAAAACAGCGCACAGACTTTAACAGTGAGCTTGCACATCACGCGCGGCTACTACAACCAGAGCGAGTCCG GGTCGCACAACATCCAGTGGACGTATGGCTGTGACGTCGGACCGGACGGCCGCCTCCTCCGCGGGTACAGTCTGGAGTCCTATGATGGCAAGGATTACATCGCCCTGAACGAGGACCTGCGCTCCTGGACCGCGGCGGACACAGCGGCGCAGATCACCCGCCGCAAGTGGGAGGTTGCTGGTGGGGCAGAGCGCTGGAGGAACTACCTGGAGGGCACGTGCGTGGAGTGGCTCGCCAAATAcctggagatggggaaggagacGCTGCTGCGCGCAG aaTCTCCCAAAACACACGTGACCCGCCACCAGATCTCTGACCGTGAGGTGACCCTGaggtgctgggccctgggcttCTACCCTGCGGAGATCACCCTGACCTGGCAGCGTGATGGGCAGGACCACACCCAGGACGCAGAGCTTGTGGACACCAGGCCTGCGGGAGATGGGACCTTCCAGAAGTGGGCGGCTGTGGTGGTGTCttctggagaggagcagagatacACGTGCCATGTGCAGCACGAGGGACTGACCGAGCCCATCACCCTGAGATGGG agCCATCCTCTCAGCCCTCCATCCCCATCCCGGGCATCATTGCTGGTGTGGTTGTCCTTGTGGTCACTGTGGTGGTTGGAGCTGTGATCTGGAGGAAGAAGTTTTCAG GAGGAAAAGGACCAAGCTATTCTCATGCTGCAC GCGATGACAGTACTCAGGGCTCTGATTCATCTCTAATGGCTCCTAAAG TGTGA